In Bradyrhizobium erythrophlei, a single genomic region encodes these proteins:
- the ggt gene encoding gamma-glutamyltransferase, with the protein MCSRLTGVCSLLACLWLTALSAHAASLRPVAAERGMVVSAQHLATEVGVNVLKHDGNAVDAAVAVGYALAVAYPAAGNLGGGGFMTIRFADGRKTFLDFRERAPRAATRDMYLDKDGKVVDGLSMTGWLAVGVPGTVSGLEYARSKYGTMTRAALIDPAIDLAEDGFVLDQGDVDMLATATDDFSKFPPTGEIFLNKGQPFVAGRRLVQRDLANTLRRVRANGADGFYRGRTAEAIVKASRAGGGIIQLEDLSSYKTRELAPIECDYRGYHLISAPPPSSGGVALCEMLNILEGYPLREFGWGSAQALHYEIEAMRRAYVDRNTLLGDPTFVNNPVERLIDKGYAAKIRETISPDKAGISSDFGKDVAAHEGSNTTHFSIIDHDGNAVSLTYTLNDWFGARVVASGTGVLMNDEMDDFTASPGRINSYGIVPGEANAIAPGKIPLSSMSPTIMTKDGKVALVLGTPGGRRIITTVLQTILNVVDYQMNIQEAVDAPRLHHQWFPDVTNTEPRALSPDTRKILEGMGYRFDDSLPANHVAAIMVGAPSLDGKPVGKKRFYGANDPRRGTGLAAGY; encoded by the coding sequence ATGTGCTCACGACTGACAGGGGTTTGCAGCCTCCTCGCCTGCCTCTGGCTGACTGCGCTTTCGGCCCATGCCGCCTCTTTGCGACCTGTGGCCGCCGAACGGGGGATGGTGGTCAGCGCGCAACACCTGGCGACCGAGGTCGGGGTCAACGTCCTCAAGCACGACGGCAACGCGGTCGATGCGGCGGTCGCGGTCGGATACGCGCTCGCAGTGGCCTATCCGGCGGCCGGCAATCTCGGCGGCGGGGGCTTCATGACGATCCGCTTTGCCGATGGACGGAAGACGTTTCTCGATTTTCGCGAACGGGCGCCCCGTGCCGCAACACGCGACATGTATCTCGACAAGGACGGCAAGGTCGTCGACGGCCTGAGCATGACCGGCTGGCTCGCCGTCGGCGTCCCCGGCACCGTGTCGGGCCTGGAATACGCGCGCAGCAAGTACGGAACGATGACACGCGCAGCCTTGATCGATCCGGCGATCGATCTCGCAGAGGATGGATTTGTCCTCGACCAGGGCGATGTCGACATGCTCGCGACCGCGACCGACGATTTCAGTAAATTCCCGCCGACCGGGGAAATCTTCCTCAACAAGGGGCAGCCCTTTGTCGCCGGTCGGCGCCTCGTGCAGCGCGATCTCGCCAACACGCTGCGCCGGGTCAGAGCGAACGGCGCTGATGGCTTCTATCGCGGCAGGACCGCAGAGGCGATCGTCAAGGCGAGCCGGGCCGGCGGCGGGATCATCCAGCTGGAAGATCTCTCAAGCTACAAAACGCGCGAGCTTGCACCGATCGAGTGCGACTATCGCGGCTATCATCTGATCTCGGCGCCGCCGCCGAGTTCCGGCGGGGTTGCGCTCTGCGAGATGCTGAACATCCTGGAAGGCTATCCGCTGCGCGAATTCGGCTGGGGCTCGGCACAAGCGTTGCATTACGAAATCGAGGCGATGCGCCGCGCTTATGTCGATCGCAATACCCTGCTCGGCGACCCCACCTTCGTCAACAATCCGGTCGAGCGGCTGATCGACAAAGGCTATGCGGCAAAAATTCGTGAAACCATCAGCCCGGACAAGGCCGGAATCTCCAGCGATTTCGGCAAGGACGTTGCGGCGCATGAGGGCTCCAACACCACGCACTTCTCGATCATCGACCATGACGGCAATGCCGTCTCATTGACCTATACGCTGAACGACTGGTTCGGCGCACGGGTCGTTGCGTCAGGCACCGGCGTGTTGATGAACGACGAGATGGACGACTTCACGGCCAGCCCCGGCCGCATCAATTCTTATGGAATCGTGCCGGGGGAAGCGAACGCGATTGCGCCCGGCAAGATACCGCTGAGTTCGATGAGCCCGACCATCATGACCAAAGACGGCAAGGTAGCGCTCGTTCTCGGCACCCCCGGCGGCCGGCGTATCATCACCACCGTGCTGCAAACCATCCTGAACGTCGTCGACTATCAGATGAACATCCAGGAAGCGGTCGATGCCCCTCGCCTTCACCATCAATGGTTTCCGGACGTGACGAATACAGAGCCGCGCGCGCTCTCGCCCGACACCCGCAAAATACTCGAGGGCATGGGATATCGCTTCGACGACTCGCTGCCCGCCAACCACGTCGCCGCGATCATGGTCGGTGCGCCGAGCCTCGACGGCAAGCCGGTCGGGAAAAAAAGGTTCTATGGCGCGAACGACCCGCGCCGCGGCACGGGCCTGGCAGCGGGTTACTAG
- a CDS encoding acetamidase/formamidase family protein: MCQGDDLNCPHFKLHYEKFKEGLDIERRSLLRSGVFAGGGAAALGAFGGLSVVTPALAQASAARQPAERSWHTLSANADTVHWGYFSKTLKPRVEINSGDIVTIETLTHHAGDDLERMVTGDPGAESVFLWTKDKKGVDRRGAGSTDPKVYKKGSGDGQGVHIMTGPVFVRGAEPGDILEVRILDCVPRSCANPQFKGKSFGSNAAANWGFQYNDLLGGAKREVVTIYQLETTGGKNWAEAVYNFQWVPQTDPFGVTHTTIDYPGVPVDHSKTKRNNDVLKGVRLPIRPHFGTLGLAPSEADFVDTIPPSYTGGNIDNWRIGKGATMYYPVAVEGALLSAGDPHASQGDSELCGTAIECSMTGTFQLIVHKKADLGGTPLEQLNYPLLETQTEWLVHGFSFANYLKELGPEAQSAIYSKSSVDLAMRDAFRKMRHFLMTTKGLTEDEAISLMSIGVDFGVTQVVDGNWGVHALVRKDVFSGRA; this comes from the coding sequence ATGTGCCAAGGTGACGATCTCAATTGCCCGCATTTCAAGCTGCACTACGAGAAATTCAAAGAGGGGCTCGATATCGAACGGCGCAGTCTGTTGCGCTCGGGCGTGTTTGCGGGTGGCGGAGCGGCGGCGCTCGGCGCATTCGGTGGCCTGTCGGTCGTAACGCCGGCGCTTGCGCAGGCTTCCGCCGCGCGACAGCCGGCGGAGCGTTCCTGGCACACATTGTCGGCCAATGCCGACACGGTTCACTGGGGCTATTTCAGCAAAACGCTCAAGCCGCGCGTTGAAATCAACAGCGGCGATATCGTTACGATCGAAACGCTCACCCACCACGCCGGTGACGATCTGGAGCGCATGGTGACGGGCGATCCCGGCGCCGAAAGCGTTTTTCTCTGGACCAAGGACAAGAAGGGCGTCGATCGTCGCGGCGCGGGTTCGACCGACCCGAAGGTCTACAAGAAAGGCTCCGGTGACGGCCAGGGCGTCCACATCATGACGGGGCCGGTGTTCGTGCGTGGCGCGGAGCCCGGCGATATTCTTGAAGTGCGCATCCTGGATTGCGTGCCGCGCTCCTGCGCCAATCCGCAGTTCAAGGGAAAATCCTTCGGCTCGAACGCGGCCGCCAACTGGGGGTTCCAGTACAACGACCTGCTCGGCGGCGCGAAGCGCGAGGTCGTGACGATCTATCAGCTCGAAACGACGGGCGGAAAGAATTGGGCCGAAGCTGTCTATAACTTCCAGTGGGTGCCGCAGACCGATCCTTTCGGCGTCACTCACACGACGATCGATTACCCCGGCGTTCCCGTTGATCACTCCAAGACCAAGCGCAACAATGACGTTCTCAAGGGTGTCCGGCTTCCAATCCGGCCGCACTTCGGAACGCTCGGGCTTGCTCCCTCCGAAGCCGATTTCGTCGACACGATCCCGCCGAGCTATACCGGCGGCAACATCGACAACTGGCGGATCGGTAAAGGCGCGACCATGTACTATCCCGTCGCCGTCGAAGGCGCGCTTCTTTCCGCCGGCGATCCTCACGCCTCGCAGGGCGACAGCGAATTGTGCGGCACGGCGATCGAATGCTCGATGACCGGCACGTTCCAGCTCATCGTGCACAAGAAGGCCGATCTTGGCGGAACGCCGCTTGAGCAGTTGAACTATCCATTGCTTGAAACGCAGACCGAATGGCTGGTCCACGGCTTCTCGTTCGCCAACTACCTCAAGGAGTTGGGACCAGAGGCTCAGTCGGCGATTTACAGCAAATCGTCCGTCGATCTTGCGATGCGGGACGCGTTCCGCAAGATGCGTCACTTCCTGATGACGACGAAAGGCCTGACCGAGGACGAAGCGATTTCGCTGATGTCGATCGGCGTCGATTTCGGAGTAACGCAGGTGGTCGACGGCAACTGGGGCGTCCATGCGCTCGTTCGCAAGGACGTCTTCTCCGGCAGGGCCTGA
- a CDS encoding bifunctional diguanylate cyclase/phosphodiesterase, which produces MLTTRKKSVGGGKDTIDNGVLTDGFSSRRRNPILWLVICGILLIAAIAVGTAMMVRNFRDHAIESSKRELENAVVLLARHFDQQLDDAEVPLADLIEQIHQDGIASAEDFRRRMSTAETHLKLVEKVSRASKVAGINIYAADGTLINSSETAAVPYVTIADRAYFNALKSSSNETEPQIELVLSRFTGVWKTLLARKVAGENGEFLGVVSRAIPPAKFEEFFSAVALGQDATISMHHHGGKLLARYPHVEAVMGKDFRTDSTPEAAAFLKQDHGTTRLLSPVDGVERLVSIQSLARFPISVVATTTVASALAEWRAQTNFLVIAAALSAVIVAITIVLIVRRLRWQHQSSQRRVRLEKQRLDTAVENMMQGLTLFDQHRRLVVCNQRYIEMYGLSPEVVKPGCHLHDLIAHRNELGSIRVEVDEYCERIVEHVARGESVTLETAEGRSIQIAHRALPDGGWVATHEDITERTQQENAILQQANDLARINVQFDAALSNMAQGLCMFDGEKRLVVWNERYAMLYQLPQELLRVGTPHQAVIADRISRGILKGDTSASAAEQKLASLNLLPKDAASCRVDEFADGRFILVTRQPMADGGWLATHEDITERRRAEAEIVHLARHDALTGLANRAEFNAKLKEACKRLKRSGGTVTVMMVDLDKFKVVNDTLGHPAGDQLLIEVGRRLQSTVRETDAVARLGGDEFAIIQEGGVNQREAAIALALRIINAIAQPFDLNGSRANLGASVGIVLAPEHEIDPEGLLKRADLALYDAKSSGRNDYRFFRNELLEVADTQRTAEIELRDAIEQEQFELFYQPVVDVKTRMLSGVEALVRWRHPVKGFIAPDKFIPLAETTGLIGPLGEWILRRACTDAASWPEHIKLAVNISAIQFQKGNLFEIIIRTLLETGIKPERLELEITETSLLENQEAHLTTIRQAKNLGISVALDDFGTGYSSVNYLTNFPFDKIKIDKSFTQGVLSRRDCKAVVASTLALAQGLGTVTTAEGVETEEQLEYMRAAGVDLVQGYLFGRPVPISQLKLDATHVPKDMVA; this is translated from the coding sequence ATGCTGACGACCAGAAAAAAATCTGTCGGCGGGGGAAAAGACACGATCGACAATGGCGTCTTGACGGACGGCTTTTCGTCGCGCCGACGCAATCCTATTCTCTGGCTTGTCATCTGTGGAATTCTGCTGATTGCCGCCATTGCGGTCGGCACCGCAATGATGGTTCGCAATTTCCGCGATCATGCGATCGAGAGCAGCAAACGCGAGCTGGAAAATGCCGTCGTTTTGCTTGCGCGTCACTTCGACCAGCAGCTGGACGATGCGGAAGTACCGCTCGCCGACCTGATCGAACAAATCCACCAGGATGGCATCGCGTCTGCGGAAGATTTCAGACGCCGGATGTCAACCGCCGAGACGCACCTCAAGCTGGTGGAAAAAGTCAGCCGGGCATCCAAGGTCGCCGGCATCAATATCTATGCTGCCGATGGCACCCTGATCAATTCATCGGAAACCGCGGCCGTCCCGTACGTCACGATCGCCGACCGCGCCTATTTCAACGCCCTCAAATCCAGCTCGAATGAGACGGAGCCCCAGATCGAACTGGTGCTCAGCCGCTTCACCGGGGTTTGGAAAACGCTCCTCGCCCGCAAGGTAGCTGGCGAAAACGGTGAATTTCTGGGCGTCGTTTCGCGCGCCATCCCGCCGGCAAAATTCGAGGAATTTTTCTCCGCAGTCGCACTCGGACAAGACGCGACGATCTCCATGCACCACCATGGCGGAAAGTTGCTGGCGCGCTATCCGCATGTCGAGGCCGTGATGGGCAAGGATTTCAGAACAGACTCTACACCGGAGGCCGCCGCCTTCCTGAAACAGGACCATGGCACGACCCGGCTTCTCAGCCCGGTCGACGGCGTCGAGCGGCTGGTCTCCATTCAGAGCCTGGCGCGTTTTCCGATTTCGGTCGTGGCGACGACCACAGTTGCCTCAGCTCTCGCCGAATGGCGGGCGCAGACCAATTTCCTGGTGATCGCCGCGGCTCTTTCGGCCGTCATCGTCGCGATCACCATCGTGCTGATCGTCAGGCGTCTGAGATGGCAGCATCAATCGTCGCAGCGGCGCGTCAGGCTGGAAAAGCAGCGCCTGGATACTGCCGTCGAGAACATGATGCAGGGTCTGACTTTGTTCGACCAGCATCGGCGGCTCGTCGTCTGCAACCAGCGATATATCGAGATGTACGGGTTGTCGCCCGAGGTGGTGAAACCCGGCTGCCACCTTCATGATCTGATAGCCCATCGAAACGAGCTCGGGTCGATCCGGGTCGAGGTCGACGAATATTGCGAACGGATTGTCGAGCACGTGGCGCGCGGAGAATCCGTCACCCTGGAAACTGCCGAAGGGCGTTCAATTCAAATCGCGCATCGTGCGCTGCCGGACGGCGGCTGGGTCGCCACGCACGAAGACATCACCGAACGTACGCAGCAGGAAAACGCCATCCTGCAACAGGCCAACGACCTTGCGCGCATCAACGTGCAGTTCGATGCGGCCTTGAGCAACATGGCTCAGGGGCTCTGCATGTTCGACGGCGAGAAGCGGCTCGTGGTCTGGAACGAACGTTACGCCATGCTGTATCAACTCCCGCAGGAGCTTCTGAGGGTAGGAACGCCCCATCAGGCCGTCATTGCCGACCGAATCTCGCGCGGCATTCTCAAAGGAGACACCAGCGCCTCCGCGGCCGAGCAGAAGCTCGCGTCCTTGAACCTGCTGCCGAAGGATGCGGCATCGTGCCGAGTCGATGAATTCGCCGACGGGCGTTTCATCCTGGTCACCCGGCAGCCGATGGCCGACGGCGGATGGCTGGCGACGCATGAGGACATCACCGAACGGCGGCGGGCGGAGGCAGAGATCGTTCATCTGGCGCGCCACGACGCGCTGACGGGACTGGCAAACCGGGCCGAATTCAATGCGAAGCTCAAAGAGGCGTGCAAGCGCCTGAAACGCAGCGGTGGCACCGTTACCGTCATGATGGTCGACCTCGACAAGTTCAAGGTCGTCAATGACACGCTCGGCCATCCGGCCGGCGATCAATTGCTGATCGAGGTCGGACGACGCCTGCAGTCCACGGTGCGGGAAACCGACGCCGTGGCCCGGTTGGGCGGCGACGAATTCGCCATCATCCAGGAGGGTGGCGTCAATCAGCGCGAGGCCGCGATCGCGCTCGCGCTGCGGATCATCAACGCCATTGCCCAGCCGTTTGACCTCAACGGCAGCCGCGCCAATCTCGGCGCCAGCGTCGGCATCGTGCTCGCACCGGAACATGAGATCGATCCCGAGGGCCTGTTGAAGCGCGCCGACCTTGCGCTCTACGACGCCAAGTCCAGCGGCCGGAACGATTACCGGTTCTTCCGCAACGAACTTCTCGAGGTCGCCGACACGCAGCGCACCGCGGAGATTGAACTGCGAGACGCCATCGAACAGGAACAGTTCGAATTGTTCTACCAGCCCGTCGTCGACGTAAAGACGCGGATGCTGTCCGGCGTCGAGGCCCTGGTCCGATGGCGTCATCCGGTCAAAGGCTTTATCGCGCCTGATAAATTCATTCCGCTGGCGGAAACGACTGGCCTCATCGGTCCTCTCGGCGAATGGATCCTGCGGCGCGCTTGCACGGACGCGGCCTCATGGCCCGAGCATATCAAGCTCGCGGTCAATATCTCGGCCATTCAATTCCAGAAAGGCAACCTCTTTGAGATAATCATACGTACGCTGCTGGAAACCGGCATCAAACCAGAGCGGCTGGAACTTGAAATCACCGAAACCTCGCTGCTCGAGAACCAGGAAGCCCATCTGACGACGATACGCCAGGCCAAGAACCTCGGCATATCCGTGGCGCTCGACGACTTCGGCACCGGATATTCTTCCGTGAACTATCTGACGAATTTTCCGTTCGACAAGATCAAGATCGACAAGTCGTTCACGCAAGGCGTCCTCAGTCGCCGGGACTGCAAGGCGGTCGTGGCCTCGACACTCGCACTCGCGCAAGGTCTCGGAACCGTGACCACGGCCGAAGGCGTCGAGACCGAAGAACAACTGGAGTATATGCGCGCGGCGGGGGTAGACTTGGTGCAAGGCTATCTGTTCGGCCGGCCGGTACCGATCTCCCAGCTCAAGCTAGACGCCACGCACGTGCCCAAGGACATGGTGGCGTAG
- a CDS encoding tetratricopeptide repeat protein, translating to MAVALRNPFTAFAAALWTLASLLPANAGDLEDAQTAIGAGDYVTALRLLGTLADQANPYAERILGIMYVKGQGVPQDYAMGMRWLRLAADRGQPDAQNEVGVLYQQGQGVERNGAEAVKWFRRAADQGGLAVAQNNLADCYLAGLGVTQDLGEAFKWYRIAADQSSSYAENVLGVAYERGFQVAQDDAEAFRWYRRAANKIYDRPANTWIHSPQYNIAAMYASGRGTAQDFVRALMWFNLAIAFGDTKPPAPLGIQLVDTPKYTAPEQRDRLMALMTGAQIAEAERLAQEWRPHPVVTIESQAK from the coding sequence ATGGCCGTCGCGTTGAGAAATCCATTCACTGCATTTGCCGCCGCTCTATGGACCCTGGCGTCGCTCCTGCCTGCCAACGCAGGTGATCTCGAGGACGCGCAGACGGCAATCGGTGCTGGCGACTATGTCACTGCGCTGCGCCTGCTCGGGACCCTGGCCGATCAGGCCAATCCCTATGCCGAACGCATTCTCGGGATCATGTACGTCAAGGGCCAGGGCGTTCCGCAGGACTACGCCATGGGGATGAGGTGGCTGCGATTAGCAGCGGACAGGGGGCAGCCGGACGCACAGAACGAGGTCGGGGTCCTGTATCAGCAAGGCCAGGGCGTCGAGCGCAACGGAGCCGAAGCGGTGAAATGGTTTCGCCGTGCCGCCGATCAGGGGGGCCTAGCGGTCGCGCAGAACAATCTCGCGGATTGCTATCTGGCAGGGCTCGGCGTGACTCAGGACCTCGGCGAAGCCTTCAAGTGGTATCGCATCGCGGCGGATCAAAGCTCTTCCTACGCGGAAAATGTTCTTGGCGTCGCTTACGAACGTGGTTTTCAAGTCGCCCAGGACGATGCCGAGGCATTCCGTTGGTACCGGCGCGCGGCCAACAAGATTTACGATCGGCCCGCCAACACGTGGATACACAGCCCGCAGTACAATATCGCCGCCATGTATGCGTCAGGCCGCGGTACGGCCCAGGATTTTGTCCGCGCGCTGATGTGGTTCAATCTGGCGATCGCATTCGGCGATACAAAGCCACCGGCACCGCTTGGCATCCAGCTGGTCGATACGCCGAAATACACGGCGCCCGAACAACGGGACAGGCTGATGGCGCTGATGACGGGCGCGCAGATCGCGGAAGCGGAGAGGCTGGCCCAGGAGTGGAGGCCGCATCCCGTCGTGACGATCGAATCCCAGGCAAAATAA
- a CDS encoding tyrosine phosphatase family protein codes for MIHVCSLAALPSTVETTGASHVLTVMANVAQVQRPASVLPANHLRVQMDDITEAAEGFIAPSDIHIEQVLNFVRGWDRHAPLVVHCYAGISRSTASAFAAVCALNPHRDEIAIARQIRAASPIAAPNRLIVSLADKALGREGRMLRALDEMGPGSLTTVGQPFHIALE; via the coding sequence ATGATCCACGTCTGTTCGCTTGCGGCCCTTCCCTCCACCGTTGAGACCACCGGCGCCAGCCATGTACTCACCGTCATGGCCAATGTCGCTCAGGTGCAACGGCCGGCCTCCGTGCTGCCCGCCAATCACCTGAGGGTGCAGATGGACGACATCACCGAAGCGGCCGAAGGCTTCATCGCGCCGTCCGACATCCATATCGAGCAGGTGCTGAATTTCGTGCGCGGCTGGGATCGCCATGCGCCGCTGGTGGTGCATTGCTACGCCGGCATCAGCCGCTCGACCGCAAGCGCCTTTGCCGCCGTCTGTGCGCTCAATCCGCATCGCGACGAGATCGCGATCGCACGCCAGATCCGCGCGGCCTCGCCGATTGCCGCACCGAACCGGCTGATCGTCAGCCTGGCGGACAAGGCGCTGGGGCGCGAGGGACGGATGCTGCGTGCGCTCGACGAGATGGGTCCGGGAAGTCTGACGACCGTGGGCCAGCCGTTCCACATCGCCCTCGAATGA
- a CDS encoding DUF2339 domain-containing protein, with the protein MFEIFAVAIAVIALIVARKAMDQAATLKSRLDALEASGWRASPIPPPLAPAQEAEPATTPEIPATTIAAEPETPFHETAPSIADDAASAVPTTPPPLPPAAPGFEERVGTRWVVWLGGLTLALGGFFMVRYSIDAGLLGPGVRTLLGGAFASALLAAGEWTRRKESTSSVAALPIANIPAVLTAAGTAVAFGTAYAAYALYDFLAPASAFILLGLVALGTLAAALLHGPMLAGLGIVAAFGTPLLVSSEKPDFWALYIYLAVVTAASFGLARARLWSWLAVTTVVLALIWILPVLKFDPPDVGPYAFHAIAGFTLAALLVVCGFLFGPSNENDNVEWVSSGSLAAYLFGAMLIVLASFHASAAIVVFAILTAATLLVAWRAPSTTAAVAPAAAFVGLVFLVWAVRVNPDMLVWPGGPLPGIGPSPTDESVSLHLTVAALFAVAFGSAGFLAQGRNSNALVPVIWSASGVFTPLALLIALYARIAHLDRSIPFAILAVGLAILFAAATEILSKRDARPGLVSSTALFATGTLAALALALTFALDKGWLTIALALTSAGAAWVSTQRPIPFLRVLSSILAAIVVLRVGYEPRIVGEAVGTTPIFNWLLWGYGIPALSFWTASVFLRRRGDDAPLRSVEAAAILFTVLLVFLEIRHAMNGGNVYRDTAGLTETALQVCAALAMAIGLERLRLRSGSIVHNVSAILLTLFAGAATLFGLFFLDNPAIWHIEINGEFINELLLGYAAPAILALLLSYAVAGRRHAAYGNTLAAGALILALSYISLEIRRFYQGPVLSRGGTPDIEQYTYSIAWLGFGVLLLVIGIWANSQRARLASAVVIALTIGKVFLIDLSTLTGVYRALSFMGLGLVLVAIGWFYQKVLFRREAASATPVTST; encoded by the coding sequence ATGTTTGAAATCTTTGCGGTTGCGATTGCGGTGATTGCGCTGATCGTGGCGCGCAAGGCAATGGATCAAGCCGCAACCCTGAAGTCGCGGCTGGACGCGCTTGAGGCCAGCGGCTGGCGCGCCTCCCCCATTCCACCGCCGCTGGCGCCGGCGCAGGAAGCAGAACCCGCCACAACACCCGAAATTCCGGCGACGACAATTGCCGCCGAGCCCGAAACGCCGTTCCACGAAACAGCACCTTCCATCGCCGACGACGCAGCCAGCGCGGTCCCTACAACACCTCCACCGCTGCCGCCGGCCGCGCCCGGCTTCGAGGAGCGCGTCGGCACCCGCTGGGTGGTGTGGCTCGGCGGACTGACATTGGCGCTCGGCGGCTTCTTCATGGTCCGCTATTCGATCGACGCCGGCCTGCTCGGGCCCGGCGTGCGCACACTGCTCGGCGGTGCATTTGCATCGGCTCTGCTTGCAGCGGGCGAATGGACACGCCGCAAGGAGAGCACATCATCCGTCGCGGCGCTGCCGATTGCGAATATTCCGGCCGTGTTGACCGCGGCCGGCACCGCCGTCGCCTTCGGAACGGCCTATGCCGCCTACGCGCTCTACGACTTCCTGGCGCCAGCCTCCGCCTTCATCCTGCTCGGGCTGGTGGCGCTCGGTACGCTCGCAGCCGCTCTGCTGCACGGCCCGATGCTGGCGGGCCTGGGAATCGTCGCTGCCTTCGGCACGCCGCTTCTGGTTTCGTCGGAGAAGCCGGATTTCTGGGCCCTTTATATTTACCTTGCCGTCGTCACCGCGGCATCCTTCGGCCTTGCCCGTGCTCGGCTATGGAGCTGGCTTGCCGTCACCACGGTCGTGCTCGCGCTGATCTGGATCCTGCCGGTCCTGAAGTTCGACCCGCCGGACGTCGGCCCCTACGCGTTCCACGCGATCGCAGGATTTACGCTCGCTGCCTTGCTGGTGGTGTGCGGCTTCCTGTTTGGCCCATCGAACGAAAACGACAATGTCGAATGGGTCTCGTCGGGATCGCTCGCTGCCTATCTGTTTGGCGCCATGTTGATCGTGCTCGCAAGCTTCCACGCCAGCGCCGCCATCGTCGTCTTCGCCATCCTGACCGCAGCCACGCTTCTGGTCGCCTGGCGCGCGCCGTCTACCACCGCTGCGGTCGCTCCTGCCGCCGCGTTCGTTGGCCTCGTGTTTCTGGTCTGGGCCGTGCGCGTCAATCCGGACATGCTGGTGTGGCCGGGCGGGCCCCTGCCCGGCATCGGCCCCTCGCCGACTGACGAGTCGGTTTCGCTGCATCTGACGGTGGCCGCCTTGTTCGCCGTCGCCTTCGGTAGCGCCGGATTTCTCGCACAAGGCCGCAATTCGAATGCGCTTGTTCCGGTGATCTGGTCTGCGTCGGGCGTATTCACCCCGCTCGCTCTATTGATTGCGCTTTATGCCAGGATCGCCCATCTCGACCGCTCGATCCCCTTCGCAATTCTTGCAGTGGGGCTCGCGATCCTCTTTGCGGCGGCGACCGAAATCCTGAGCAAGCGTGACGCGCGACCGGGATTGGTCAGTTCGACCGCACTGTTTGCGACCGGGACGCTCGCTGCGCTGGCGCTGGCGCTGACCTTTGCGCTCGACAAGGGCTGGCTCACCATCGCGCTGGCGCTGACGTCGGCCGGAGCCGCGTGGGTCTCGACGCAGCGGCCGATTCCGTTCCTGCGCGTGCTGTCGTCGATCCTCGCGGCCATCGTGGTGCTGCGGGTCGGCTATGAGCCGCGCATCGTCGGCGAGGCGGTCGGCACGACGCCCATCTTCAACTGGCTTCTATGGGGATATGGCATTCCCGCTTTGTCGTTCTGGACCGCCAGCGTCTTCCTGCGCCGGCGCGGCGACGATGCGCCGCTCCGCTCGGTAGAGGCCGCCGCCATCCTGTTCACGGTGCTGCTGGTGTTCCTGGAAATCCGCCACGCCATGAACGGCGGCAATGTCTATCGTGATACGGCCGGGCTGACCGAGACGGCATTGCAGGTTTGTGCCGCGCTCGCCATGGCGATCGGGCTCGAGCGCCTGCGGCTGCGAAGCGGCAGCATCGTTCACAACGTCAGCGCGATCCTGCTCACCCTGTTTGCGGGCGCCGCCACCTTGTTCGGGCTGTTCTTCCTCGACAACCCCGCGATCTGGCACATCGAGATCAACGGCGAGTTCATCAACGAGCTTCTGCTCGGCTACGCGGCGCCGGCCATTCTCGCGCTGCTGTTGTCCTATGCGGTCGCAGGACGGCGCCATGCCGCCTATGGCAACACGCTGGCCGCCGGCGCGCTGATCCTCGCGCTTAGCTATATTTCACTCGAGATCCGGCGGTTCTATCAAGGCCCGGTGCTATCGCGCGGCGGGACCCCCGACATCGAGCAGTACACCTACTCGATCGCGTGGCTCGGCTTCGGTGTGCTGCTGCTCGTGATCGGCATATGGGCCAATTCGCAGCGCGCCCGTCTCGCCTCGGCAGTCGTGATCGCGCTGACGATCGGCAAGGTGTTCCTGATCGATCTGTCGACGTTGACAGGCGTCTATCGCGCGCTGTCATTCATGGGGCTGGGCCTCGTGCTGGTCGCGATCGGCTGGTTCTACCAGAAGGTCCTGTTTCGCCGGGAAGCCGCGTCCGCAACGCCTGTTACGAGCACCTGA